GGACGACGGTTCGCTCGAACGGTTTCCGGCCTACCGCTCGCAGTTCAACGGCGACCGCGGACCCTACAAGGGCGGGATCCGGTACCACCCAGGGGTCACCCGCGACGAGGTGAAGGCGCTCTCGGGCTGGATGGTCTACAAGTGCGCGGTCGTCGACATCCCCTACGGTGGTGGGAAGGGCGGCATCGAGATCGACCCGCGGGAGTACTCTGAGACCGAACTCGAACGGATCAGCCGGGCGTACGCGGTCGAACTCCGGCCGTTCATCGGTGAGGACGTCGACATCCCCGCGCCGGACGTCAACACCGGCCAGCGGGAGATGAACTGGATCAAGAACACCTACGAGACGCTCGAGAACACGACGGCGCCGGGAGTCATCACCGGCAAGGCGCTTGAGAGCGGCGGCAGCGAGGGCCGCGTCGAGGCGACGGGCCGGTCGACGATGCTCACCGCCCGCGAGGCCTTCTCCTACCTCGACCGCGAGATCGAGGACGCCAGCGTCGCGGTGCAGGGCTACGGCAACGCCGGCTGGATCGCGGCGAAGCTCTTCGAGGACCTCGGCGCGCGGGTCGTCGCCGTCAGCGACTCCTCCGGGGCGATCTACGACGAGGACGGACTGGACACCCGCGAGGTCCGCGAGTTCAAGGA
This region of Halalkalicoccus sp. CGA53 genomic DNA includes:
- a CDS encoding Glu/Leu/Phe/Val family dehydrogenase, producing the protein MSEQANPFESLQEQIDDALGYLDVPGDAAERLKYPERVLETNLTVRMDDGSLERFPAYRSQFNGDRGPYKGGIRYHPGVTRDEVKALSGWMVYKCAVVDIPYGGGKGGIEIDPREYSETELERISRAYAVELRPFIGEDVDIPAPDVNTGQREMNWIKNTYETLENTTAPGVITGKALESGGSEGRVEATGRSTMLTAREAFSYLDREIEDASVAVQGYGNAGWIAAKLFEDLGARVVAVSDSSGAIYDEDGLDTREVREFKDETGSVSGFDGATAEFGGRELLTLDCDLLVPAALENAIDEELAHDVRAEMIVEAANGPLTPGADRVLEDRDVYVFPDILANAGGVTVSYFEWVQNRQRFYWTEERVNDELERMIVEAFDALVEAYEEKELPSFRMAAYVVAIERVVRAFDEGGVFP